The Erythrobacter litoralis HTCC2594 nucleotide sequence TTTCGCGCGAAGACGTCACCCCGATGCCGTTCTCGGTCTGATGTTCGGCGAGCAGGTTTTCCTCGGCGACCCCGCCATCGTAAAACCGGACGCTTTGCTCCTGTACCGCGTTCTCGTTGATGACCGAATTCAGGAAATCGTCGGCATTGAAGGGGCTGTAGACAAAACCCTTGAGCCGCTCGCCCATATCGCCGCTGACGAAGACCGGCATGTAGATCAGGAAGCCCGGTTCGGGATCGGCACCTTCCTGAATAAGCACGATCTTGCCTGTCGCAGCCGGCCGGTTGGTCTGGGTGGCAAGATCCATCGCCTGCCGCCGCGTCGGCTCGGAATACATGTCGTAACCGAAGGCCCTGCGAGCGCGCTCGGAATCGGGCACGAGATAGGTCACCGGAACGACGAGATCGCCCGGGCTCCGCTGTATCTGCGGCGCGACCGGGTTCATCGATCCGGTCTGCGTCATGACGCGGTCCTCGAATACCTCGATTTCGTAAGCGTAGATCGCCTCGGCCCAACCGATGCCGTCCGCGCCGCGATAGGTTTCGTCCAGCCGCAATTCGCCGGCGAAGCGGCGGAAGAGATCGTAGGAAACGTTGTCTGCCGCCGAGAAAAGAGCCGCACCGGCCCGCAAGTAGGACGTGCCGATATTGGCGCGCCGGTCGAGCGCACTACCGATAGCGAGGGCGGTACGGTCGACTTCGGCCAGCTCCTGCCGATTGTCGCCGCGTTCGATGGCGAGAACGCTCAGCGCAGTGACCCCTGCGATGAGTGCGAAGATAGCCAGCGGCACCGCGCGCGGCCAGCGCACGAG carries:
- a CDS encoding CHASE domain-containing protein, which translates into the protein MRWPRAVPLAIFALIAGVTALSVLAIERGDNRQELAEVDRTALAIGSALDRRANIGTSYLRAGAALFSAADNVSYDLFRRFAGELRLDETYRGADGIGWAEAIYAYEIEVFEDRVMTQTGSMNPVAPQIQRSPGDLVVPVTYLVPDSERARRAFGYDMYSEPTRRQAMDLATQTNRPAATGKIVLIQEGADPEPGFLIYMPVFVSGDMGERLKGFVYSPFNADDFLNSVINENAVQEQSVRFYDGGVAEENLLAEHQTENGIGVTSSREIRIADRVMTVVVQSTKGNALSPLSMITLLFGLAVASLSMLIARLLTQQALEDQAALVYFAEQNAIRTSLTRELNHRVKNTLANVLSIIALTRRRTDNLQDFADSLDGRIRALSATHDLLTQSEWGTTPLRQVIEAELAPYASAKEDMLHLEGPDIELAPNDALSFGLAIHELATNASKYGALSREGARVSIEWAKKGENLVEVRWVEKGGPSVSQDRKRGFGMDLIEKIVAHELRHPVDLQFDPEGVRCTLLVPVRQPSEFAIRAKS